A region from the Bacteroidetes Order II. bacterium genome encodes:
- a CDS encoding translocation/assembly module TamB domain-containing protein, producing MELVEPAQNPTPPPKKRTRWLRWLLWRPLLFVLILFWFLASTWGTLQTRWGSDQFRRFVVAQLNEQLNGTLEIGHVDGSYWRNIRATNLVIWQKGEAIVRIKEVRAAYTPLDILGGTLHITDLQVLRPELVGRQLADSTWNLLGLLKSQPETGASSQQTILVDHLRILDGNGKLVVLTNPLSTKPPHEQPEVERTATYQGLRFEARNLIYKAPGLTGDVQDLQLTSRLPSRKDDLEMQFSGKITESSAHIRSFKLSSAFSKVSAEGYVALPRKDGHNFSNFQLKAAPFAFKEIAPFAPFLDPEEILESDIRVSAPNGTWRAETQGQFKRAGTWDLVAVTDFRTPAQIALTGEIGQLNLAYLTAQASYASNLTGRIQAQLSGSSLQALNGAYALTLEDGGRWQQYMLRKINLKGSAHDGKMAFQLQGGIGDAALDINGTARPFDVLPVYDLSGRVTQFTPAYLNPAFNYGTFGGQFELRGQGIDPDLATLSGQLKLMPTEFHYSPYQLPIRQTQIGFSYDKGTGKFDFSSEVGSGFIAAQGGIVLGEQLEYYIKNGSIRHLNVREFIGNEIPPGDINTRFSLQGTGGDTNDLRLTIQAEVQPSRFDIYNIRSGNLTASLSNGTLRYQTNATIGESHLSLAGIGKPFDRVPVFTISEGAFTNLNLDDFVLDQSLDTHLNGRFTANVTGTTPKTMTISSAFTLGPSQFRAYQIEGLRGNITLVQNLLRYDVDFRSAFGNAILKGRAQPFSQPLMAQVEEGRFSAVNLAAITGQANLQSHLNGAITEGQFTASDEQNFAGQLLLRLEESRFNCETVRSGFLELKGNTQQLDYRLQINPDSGGITLAGTGGLKENEPFYQVKGNLVNISLAKWLNLPDTVETRINVDLDLAGRGITAETMQLQGLISLKNSHWDTLLLSSAWGNFQYLDGTLQLDSLLVHSNLGTFSGQGPLAVYDNLMGTESDMQFSGYIKTLAPLSGLAAAQLTGRGQIRGSIRGQINAWRIRFDTVDDGLTILSYDDLHIGKARGRATVEYESGVPIFQTRAELENISVPGYVLEGATLEAGLRDSVVTFGGKFKLDERLSGNGNGAFTLLPHGQQLDLETIRMELGGKRWQIERPTQIFWNQERLFFNDFLLIADDQRIAAKGGLARDGTGVLNAVVERVDVAAIANILKFPALGGVLSGKLEISGTLDAPLMHGDLGLERITSSGKPVGGAIGQLIYKDRRLSLNLGLSHIEGQNLSLSGFLPFNLGQLSKPLVGPVDLRLKTERFNLDWANPFMDESFMRDIKGRVSGDMTIGGTFDTPDFRGALSVRNTQFYLPFLGIQYNEAEADLVFGGDVAQVQNLSVRTGKGGLKGTGTISLSKLNLGYLDLALEADGFQMIRDNTFRVTGTGKASLKGTTTRPVLDGDVVLNECDVQLNAELMQSARETIQLSEEDLREVEARFGKQANIADTSTVTFYDATDVKLRVRSNGNSWLRSRYNPRMDIEMTGDLEFRKPYRSPEVVVGRLKAVPGRSRVEFGRRFDLTAGDILFNGDMLNPVLNISATYKAGAGGWGDDQAISMEISGDVNNTNFRFSSNPPMEDTEILSYLAFGRPAQSAFSLDNGIVGDLLSTYGYNLVESLLSQRVQESGLADVVELTSANGEPSLKIGKYISRRFFIALDSKILGGTGGSGFLLEYQAQKWALLRIQQFPSTDDLQDRTLGLYVLLEYAY from the coding sequence ATGGAACTTGTTGAACCAGCTCAAAACCCGACTCCTCCTCCTAAGAAGCGCACACGCTGGCTCCGTTGGCTATTGTGGCGTCCGCTATTATTTGTACTGATCCTATTCTGGTTCCTGGCCAGTACGTGGGGAACCCTACAAACCCGCTGGGGAAGTGATCAGTTTCGTCGTTTTGTGGTGGCCCAACTAAATGAACAGTTGAATGGCACGTTAGAGATCGGGCATGTGGATGGTTCATACTGGCGCAACATCCGGGCGACCAATCTGGTTATTTGGCAAAAAGGCGAGGCAATTGTTCGGATCAAGGAGGTCCGGGCTGCCTATACGCCTTTGGATATTTTAGGTGGAACCTTGCACATTACCGACTTACAGGTTCTGCGGCCAGAACTTGTTGGACGACAACTTGCCGATAGCACTTGGAACCTCTTGGGCCTGTTAAAATCGCAACCAGAAACAGGTGCCTCCTCTCAACAAACCATTCTCGTGGATCACTTACGCATCTTAGATGGTAATGGAAAATTGGTGGTCTTAACCAATCCCCTTTCTACAAAACCACCTCATGAGCAACCCGAAGTTGAACGAACGGCAACATATCAAGGGCTGAGGTTCGAGGCCCGTAACCTGATTTACAAAGCGCCCGGACTTACGGGAGATGTACAAGACCTCCAGCTAACTTCTCGTCTGCCGAGCCGAAAAGACGACCTCGAAATGCAGTTCTCTGGCAAAATTACCGAGTCTTCTGCTCATATACGGTCTTTCAAACTTTCTTCTGCCTTTTCAAAAGTATCTGCCGAAGGATATGTGGCCCTACCACGCAAGGACGGTCATAATTTCTCCAATTTTCAGTTAAAAGCCGCACCGTTTGCTTTTAAAGAAATTGCTCCGTTTGCTCCATTCTTAGACCCCGAAGAGATCCTTGAGAGTGATATTCGGGTTTCGGCACCAAATGGCACATGGCGTGCAGAAACCCAAGGCCAGTTCAAACGAGCAGGCACATGGGACTTGGTTGCAGTAACTGATTTCCGAACACCCGCCCAAATCGCCTTGACGGGCGAGATTGGTCAACTCAATTTGGCCTATCTCACCGCACAAGCATCTTATGCCTCGAATCTGACCGGACGCATACAGGCACAATTGTCTGGATCATCTTTGCAGGCATTAAATGGAGCATATGCGCTCACTTTAGAGGATGGCGGTCGTTGGCAGCAATATATGCTTCGCAAAATCAACCTAAAAGGAAGCGCCCATGATGGGAAAATGGCCTTCCAACTCCAAGGTGGTATAGGAGATGCTGCGTTGGATATAAATGGCACAGCAAGACCTTTTGATGTCCTCCCTGTATATGACCTGTCTGGTAGGGTAACGCAATTTACCCCAGCGTACCTAAATCCTGCTTTCAATTATGGCACCTTTGGTGGCCAGTTTGAATTACGTGGTCAAGGAATTGACCCAGACTTGGCCACCTTATCCGGCCAACTAAAACTAATGCCTACAGAATTTCACTATTCTCCGTACCAGTTACCCATTAGACAGACACAAATAGGCTTTTCTTATGATAAAGGCACGGGGAAGTTTGATTTTTCTTCGGAGGTCGGTTCTGGATTTATTGCGGCGCAAGGTGGGATCGTATTGGGCGAGCAGTTAGAGTACTACATCAAAAATGGCAGTATCCGGCATCTCAACGTAAGAGAATTTATCGGGAATGAGATTCCCCCAGGAGACATCAATACACGCTTTTCCTTACAAGGAACCGGAGGTGATACCAACGATCTGCGTCTTACCATACAGGCCGAAGTACAGCCTTCCCGTTTTGACATATACAACATACGGTCAGGAAACCTGACTGCCTCTTTATCAAATGGTACTCTACGGTACCAAACCAATGCTACCATTGGAGAAAGCCACCTATCGCTTGCCGGAATTGGAAAACCTTTTGATCGGGTACCTGTTTTTACGATTTCTGAAGGCGCCTTTACAAACCTAAACCTCGACGACTTTGTTTTAGATCAATCTTTGGATACACATCTGAACGGACGATTTACGGCTAATGTAACGGGAACCACTCCAAAAACGATGACGATTTCATCTGCATTTACGTTGGGACCTTCGCAGTTTCGGGCTTATCAAATAGAAGGCTTACGCGGGAATATTACCTTGGTGCAAAATCTTTTGCGTTACGACGTAGATTTCCGTTCGGCGTTTGGCAATGCCATACTTAAAGGACGCGCACAACCGTTTTCGCAACCGCTTATGGCACAGGTTGAAGAAGGCCGCTTCTCGGCGGTAAACCTTGCAGCCATTACCGGACAAGCAAACCTACAGTCACACCTGAATGGCGCCATCACGGAAGGGCAGTTCACGGCTTCTGATGAACAAAATTTTGCAGGGCAACTCTTGCTTCGGTTGGAAGAAAGTCGCTTTAACTGCGAAACGGTACGTTCTGGATTTCTGGAGCTAAAAGGAAACACGCAACAACTCGATTATCGCTTACAAATTAATCCTGACAGTGGGGGGATTACCTTGGCTGGCACAGGAGGCCTAAAAGAAAATGAGCCTTTCTATCAGGTTAAAGGTAACTTAGTAAATATTTCACTGGCCAAGTGGCTCAATCTTCCGGATACGGTAGAAACCCGAATAAACGTAGATTTAGACCTAGCAGGACGAGGGATTACCGCCGAGACCATGCAGCTACAAGGATTGATCTCGTTGAAGAACAGCCATTGGGACACCCTGCTGCTGTCCTCCGCATGGGGAAACTTCCAATATCTCGACGGCACCCTCCAGTTGGACTCCTTGCTGGTACACAGCAATTTGGGTACATTTTCAGGACAAGGCCCGCTTGCTGTTTATGACAACCTGATGGGAACGGAGTCGGACATGCAATTTTCAGGATACATTAAGACCTTGGCACCTCTTTCTGGCTTGGCCGCCGCCCAACTAACCGGAAGAGGCCAGATTCGAGGCAGTATTCGGGGGCAGATAAATGCTTGGCGCATTCGATTTGATACGGTGGATGATGGGCTTACCATTCTATCTTATGATGATCTTCATATCGGAAAAGCACGTGGAAGGGCAACCGTCGAGTACGAATCTGGCGTTCCTATCTTCCAAACACGTGCCGAACTGGAAAATATATCGGTACCGGGCTATGTACTGGAAGGTGCAACTCTCGAAGCAGGGTTAAGAGACAGTGTGGTCACTTTTGGTGGAAAATTCAAACTCGACGAACGATTATCGGGCAATGGAAATGGCGCCTTTACACTCCTCCCACATGGCCAACAACTCGACTTGGAAACCATTCGCATGGAATTGGGAGGAAAAAGATGGCAAATAGAACGGCCAACCCAAATTTTCTGGAACCAAGAACGACTTTTCTTCAACGACTTTTTATTAATCGCCGACGACCAGCGAATTGCAGCCAAAGGTGGGCTCGCAAGAGACGGGACGGGAGTCTTAAATGCCGTTGTAGAGCGAGTAGATGTAGCAGCCATTGCTAATATACTCAAATTCCCTGCATTGGGTGGTGTACTTAGCGGGAAACTGGAAATAAGCGGAACCTTAGACGCTCCCTTGATGCATGGAGACTTGGGCCTAGAACGGATTACTTCTTCTGGGAAGCCTGTAGGGGGGGCCATTGGACAACTTATTTATAAAGACCGACGCCTCAGCCTAAATTTGGGGTTAAGCCATATCGAAGGCCAAAACTTGTCACTTTCCGGGTTTTTACCTTTCAACCTCGGACAACTCTCCAAGCCGCTCGTAGGACCCGTTGACCTGAGGTTAAAAACAGAGCGCTTTAATCTGGATTGGGCCAATCCCTTTATGGATGAATCGTTTATGCGCGATATAAAAGGCCGCGTATCAGGTGACATGACCATTGGTGGGACGTTCGATACTCCCGACTTCAGAGGCGCCCTTTCGGTTCGGAATACCCAGTTTTATCTGCCTTTTTTGGGAATTCAATACAACGAGGCCGAGGCCGATCTTGTTTTCGGAGGCGATGTAGCACAAGTCCAAAATCTGTCTGTCCGGACGGGCAAAGGAGGACTGAAAGGAACAGGTACCATTTCGCTGTCTAAACTCAACCTCGGCTATTTAGATCTGGCACTCGAAGCAGATGGTTTCCAGATGATCCGTGATAATACTTTTCGTGTTACAGGAACCGGAAAAGCGAGCCTAAAGGGGACTACAACAAGACCCGTTTTGGATGGGGATGTGGTCTTAAATGAATGTGATGTCCAACTCAACGCAGAACTCATGCAGTCTGCACGAGAAACCATCCAACTTTCAGAGGAAGATTTACGTGAGGTAGAGGCACGTTTTGGAAAGCAGGCCAATATTGCGGATACTTCTACCGTCACCTTTTATGATGCGACCGACGTGAAACTGAGGGTTCGTTCAAATGGGAATTCTTGGCTCAGGAGCCGATATAATCCTCGGATGGATATCGAAATGACTGGAGATTTAGAGTTCCGAAAACCATATCGAAGCCCCGAAGTGGTCGTAGGACGCCTGAAAGCCGTTCCGGGAAGAAGCCGCGTAGAATTTGGGCGACGGTTTGACCTTACCGCTGGTGACATTCTTTTCAATGGCGATATGCTCAATCCGGTACTGAATATCAGCGCAACATATAAAGCGGGAGCAGGCGGATGGGGAGACGATCAGGCCATTTCCATGGAAATCAGTGGAGATGTAAATAATACCAATTTCCGGTTTTCTTCTAATCCACCAATGGAGGATACAGAGATTCTCAGTTATCTGGCTTTTGGAAGACCTGCACAATCGGCTTTTTCATTGGACAATGGGATTGTAGGGGATCTACTCTCCACCTACGGCTACAATTTGGTTGAATCCCTCTTGTCTCAGCGTGTACAAGAAAGTGGTCTGGCAGATGTCGTCGAATTAACCTCCGCTAACGGAGAACCCTCCCTCAAAATTGGCAAGTACATCTCCCGTCGGTTCTTCATCGCTTTAGACTCTAAAATTCTCGGTGGAACGGGGGGATCCGGATTTTTATTAGAATACCAAGCACAAAAATGGGCCCTCTTGAGAATACAACAATTTCCGAGTACCGACGACCTACAGGACCGCACCTTGGGGTTATATGTCTTGCTCGAATATGCTTATTAA
- the dnaN gene encoding DNA polymerase III subunit beta, whose product MRFTLSSSELLRALNMVAGAVPGKSTMPILECILLEKDGGRLILSATDLEISISQNLEIQFDAEGSEAIERIAVPAKRLIETLRALPDLPVTFSSSEDYHVELKTDQGQYKMVGYDGADYPSQPQLAESTALQTDGGILRRTFQKTSFAVSKDALRPAMMGVFFKIGAEYSEAVATDGHRLVRNRQYELKNSDPISFIVPEKALNLVGKIATDGPCTIYVSEGFIAFDFEDVRLVTRVIEERYPNYEAVIPKDNTKQLLISRAALLAAVKRVGLYSSSLTHQIRLTITPDEVLISAEDIERASEAKERILCEYNDEPMEIGFNSVYLVEMLNNVDTAEVIMNFSSPNRAGIVHPSDQHENEELMMLIMPVMLTSYT is encoded by the coding sequence CCTCAATATGGTGGCAGGCGCTGTTCCCGGAAAAAGCACTATGCCCATTCTGGAGTGTATTTTATTAGAGAAAGACGGTGGTCGTCTGATCCTAAGTGCCACCGATCTGGAAATTTCCATCAGCCAGAATCTGGAAATCCAGTTCGATGCCGAAGGTTCTGAGGCCATAGAGCGAATCGCTGTGCCGGCCAAACGGCTTATCGAGACCCTACGGGCACTACCAGACCTCCCAGTAACCTTCAGCAGCTCCGAGGATTACCATGTAGAACTCAAGACCGATCAGGGGCAATATAAAATGGTGGGCTATGATGGAGCCGATTACCCCAGCCAGCCCCAGCTTGCAGAAAGTACCGCCCTGCAAACAGATGGTGGTATCTTGCGAAGAACCTTCCAAAAAACCAGTTTTGCCGTAAGTAAAGATGCACTCCGTCCTGCCATGATGGGGGTTTTCTTTAAAATTGGGGCAGAATATAGTGAGGCAGTTGCCACAGATGGTCATCGTCTGGTCAGAAACCGACAGTATGAATTAAAAAACAGCGATCCAATCTCTTTTATTGTCCCGGAAAAGGCCTTAAATCTGGTAGGAAAGATCGCTACAGACGGTCCCTGTACCATTTATGTATCTGAAGGCTTTATTGCTTTTGATTTTGAGGATGTACGCTTGGTGACACGTGTAATCGAAGAGCGTTATCCAAATTACGAAGCCGTCATTCCGAAAGACAATACAAAGCAACTATTAATTAGCCGTGCCGCCTTATTGGCTGCCGTTAAGCGCGTAGGGCTCTATTCATCCTCCCTGACCCATCAAATCCGGCTTACCATTACACCAGATGAAGTGCTAATCTCTGCAGAAGACATTGAACGAGCTTCCGAAGCAAAAGAACGCATTCTTTGTGAATACAACGACGAGCCGATGGAAATTGGATTCAATTCTGTTTACTTGGTCGAAATGCTGAATAATGTGGATACCGCCGAGGTGATCATGAACTTCAGCTCCCCCAACCGCGCAGGGATTGTTCACCCTTCCGATCAACATGAAAACGAGGAGTTGATGATGCTGATCATGCCTGTAATGTTAACGAGTTACACCTAA